From Chloroflexi bacterium ADurb.Bin180, one genomic window encodes:
- the dnaX_2 gene encoding DNA polymerase III subunit tau, which translates to MVLGHDWAVNLLQQSLSRDRLAHAYLFTGPPSVGKTSLALYLARALNCTDPGPRPCGVCASCRKIDRGVHPDVRVIDESESTGDTADEPAEPGARRKRGIKIGQIRELQAQASLSPFEGRRRVYVLCDFQQANLEAANCLLKTLEEPPDRVVLVLTALQAEGLLPTIVSRCQVLNLRPLPVNQVQKALQEYWGVEERRAAALAGLSAGRLGWAIRASQNEALLSAREKYLVALEQSGKLSYTERIRLAQQLSRNPVNLMDALDLWQEWWRDLLLARSGSSARLVNVDREQAIRADAERYSLWEIESYLRAIERAIQQLDANVSPSLVMEVLLLKAPRASAEASQV; encoded by the coding sequence ATGGTCCTGGGACACGACTGGGCAGTGAATCTGCTGCAGCAGAGTCTGTCAAGGGATCGGCTGGCCCATGCCTATCTGTTCACTGGCCCTCCCTCCGTTGGCAAGACCAGTCTGGCTCTGTATCTGGCCCGTGCGCTGAACTGCACCGACCCGGGCCCGCGACCCTGCGGGGTGTGTGCTTCCTGTCGCAAGATCGACCGGGGCGTTCACCCTGACGTCCGCGTGATCGACGAGTCGGAGAGCACCGGTGATACCGCGGATGAGCCCGCTGAGCCGGGAGCACGTCGCAAGCGCGGCATCAAGATAGGCCAGATTCGTGAGCTGCAAGCGCAGGCATCCCTTTCGCCGTTCGAGGGGCGAAGGCGCGTCTACGTGCTCTGCGACTTTCAGCAGGCCAACCTGGAGGCGGCCAATTGCCTGCTCAAGACGCTGGAAGAGCCGCCAGATAGAGTGGTTCTGGTCTTGACCGCGCTGCAGGCAGAGGGGCTGCTGCCGACCATCGTATCGCGCTGCCAGGTGCTCAACCTGCGCCCGCTACCGGTGAACCAGGTTCAGAAAGCGCTGCAGGAGTACTGGGGGGTGGAGGAACGGCGGGCGGCGGCACTGGCCGGCCTTTCTGCCGGAAGGCTCGGCTGGGCGATCCGGGCCAGCCAGAACGAAGCGTTGCTGAGCGCGCGCGAAAAGTACCTGGTGGCACTCGAACAGAGCGGCAAACTCAGCTATACAGAACGTATCCGGCTGGCCCAGCAATTGAGCCGTAACCCGGTCAACCTGATGGACGCGCTGGACCTGTGGCAGGAATGGTGGCGCGACCTGCTGCTCGCCCGGAGCGGTAGCTCGGCCAGGCTGGTGAACGTCGACCGGGAGCAGGCCATCAGGGCAGATGCGGAGCGCTATTCACTTTGGGAGATCGAATCTTATCTGCGAGCGATAGAGCGCGCGATTCAGCAGTTGGACGCGAACGTCAGTCCGAGTCTGGTTATGGAAGTGTTGTTGCTGAAAGCGCCTCGCGCCTCGGCGGAAGCAAGTCAGGTGTGA
- the rarA gene encoding Replication-associated recombination protein A — MRKTVTRPDTPQSTASDLFDYRRKLLMQKGQPLAARMRPRTLEEFVGQEHIVGPGTLLRRAIEADRISSMVLWGPPGTGKTTLATIIANQTHSHFAAISAVMAGVADIRQLVQEARERLGMHGQRTILLVDEIHRFNKAQQDALLPHVEDGAITLIGTTTENPYFEVIGALVSRSRIFQMKPLSDEQVLEILRRALADEERGLGKIPVRVEEEALQHLVQVAGGDARNALNALELAVTTTPANRQGQVVIDLAVAQESIQRRALLYDRDGDAHYDTISAFIKSLRGGDPDAALYWMARMIYSGEDPRFIARRMIILASEDVGLADPQALVVATAAAEALEWVGLPEAQYALAEAAIYLATAPKSNSCGAYFQALAEVERLGVTDVPNHLKDTTRDGGALGHGKGYRYPHEFPEHWVDQQYLPDALRGKHWYEPGELGYEASIKERLDRWRKRADESTPPPEGSTASPDPSAPTES; from the coding sequence ATGCGCAAGACCGTGACGCGTCCCGACACCCCCCAGAGCACTGCTTCAGACCTGTTCGACTATCGGCGCAAGCTGCTGATGCAGAAAGGGCAGCCGCTGGCTGCCCGCATGAGGCCGCGCACCCTGGAAGAGTTCGTCGGGCAGGAGCACATTGTGGGGCCCGGCACCCTGCTGCGACGCGCCATCGAAGCAGACCGCATCTCGTCGATGGTCTTGTGGGGACCGCCCGGTACGGGCAAAACTACCCTGGCCACCATCATCGCCAACCAGACCCATTCGCACTTTGCTGCCATCAGTGCGGTGATGGCCGGCGTTGCCGACATCCGCCAACTGGTCCAGGAGGCTCGAGAGCGGCTGGGCATGCACGGTCAGCGCACCATCCTGCTCGTCGATGAGATACACCGCTTTAACAAAGCCCAGCAGGACGCGCTGTTGCCGCACGTCGAGGATGGTGCCATCACTCTGATTGGCACGACCACCGAGAACCCTTACTTTGAGGTCATCGGTGCACTGGTCTCGAGGTCGCGCATCTTTCAGATGAAGCCCCTGAGTGACGAGCAAGTGCTGGAAATCCTTCGCCGAGCCCTGGCCGACGAAGAGCGGGGCCTGGGAAAGATACCGGTCAGGGTGGAGGAAGAAGCCCTCCAGCATCTGGTGCAGGTCGCTGGCGGCGACGCCCGCAACGCGCTCAACGCGCTGGAACTGGCTGTTACCACTACGCCGGCCAATCGCCAGGGTCAGGTCGTCATAGATCTCGCGGTGGCCCAGGAATCGATCCAGCGTCGGGCGCTGCTCTACGACCGCGACGGCGACGCTCACTACGACACCATCTCGGCATTCATCAAGAGTCTGCGTGGAGGAGACCCGGACGCGGCCCTCTACTGGATGGCGCGGATGATCTACAGCGGCGAAGACCCGCGGTTTATCGCCCGACGTATGATCATTCTGGCGTCGGAGGACGTAGGTCTGGCCGATCCGCAGGCCCTGGTCGTGGCCACCGCGGCGGCTGAGGCCCTGGAGTGGGTCGGCCTGCCCGAGGCCCAGTACGCCCTCGCCGAAGCGGCCATCTATCTGGCCACAGCGCCCAAGAGCAACTCCTGTGGCGCCTACTTCCAGGCCCTCGCCGAAGTGGAGCGCCTTGGCGTGACCGACGTGCCGAATCACCTCAAGGACACGACCCGTGACGGCGGCGCCCTCGGTCACGGCAAGGGATACCGCTATCCCCATGAGTTCCCCGAGCACTGGGTGGACCAACAGTACCTGCCCGACGCTCTCCGGGGGAAGCACTGGTACGAGCCGGGCGAGCTCGGCTACGAGGCCAGCATCAAAGAGCGACTGGACCGCTGGCGCAAGCGGGCAGACGAGTCCACTCCGCCTCCCGAGGGCTCGACCGCAAGCCCTGACCCCTCCGCCCCGACCGAGTCCTGA